The bacterium genomic interval GGACCAGCATCCTCATCTGTCTGGCAACTCAGGAATTCGTCCGACTGAGTGTCGTGCTTGGAGGTCCGGGCACCGACCCGACCCGGGTCGTCGGCCAGGTGGTCACCGGAGTGGGTTTCCTTGGGGCCGGCGTGATCGTTGCCCGAGGCGGCTCGGTCAAGGGCGTGACTTCCGCAGCCGTCGTCTGGGTGTTGGCAGCCATCGGCTGCACGATTGGCGCAGGACGCCCCGCCGAAGCGATCGTGCTTTCACTCGTCACCGTCGCCATCCTGATTGGCATCCGACTCACGGAAATGACATTCAGCCGCCTGGGCCCTAGCCCGAATAATTCATGAAGAAGTCGCGTTCCTGAATTGAAGAAGGCCCCAGTTGCGGTAGAAACGTGTTGCGACACGCGTTTCCCCTCAACAAGGGCCCCTTCATGAAGCCGGATACTACCGCACAGACTGTCACC includes:
- a CDS encoding MgtC/SapB family protein — protein: MARRHPAPTTCAWGGKPLEELAALLERVGSPLVVQLAAVVFCGGLVGIERQLRGKAVSIRTSILICLATQEFVRLSVVLGGPGTDPTRVVGQVVTGVGFLGAGVIVARGGSVKGVTSAAVVWVLAAIGCTIGAGRPAEAIVLSLVTVAILIGIRLTEMTFSRLGPSPNNS